Within the Epinephelus lanceolatus isolate andai-2023 chromosome 22, ASM4190304v1, whole genome shotgun sequence genome, the region ATGTGATTGTGTAACGTGTCTCAGCGGTTATTTCGGATATGAATCAGCTGATTGACATAAACAACTCCTCGTGCTAAAATATGAatgtgtagatgtgtgtgtgtgtagttgtagTTAGTGTGGGTTGTGCAGCTCGTGCAGAGGCTGTGTTCAGTCCAGTCTGACGGGTTGAGCCTGCAGCAGGTGAGCACGTGGTGCAGGTAGACTCGTCGTGGGGGCGTCACGTGCTGCTCATTGGATGTTATTGATTCTCAGTTTATCGATCAGTTCAAGGCTGATTATATGAAACGTGGCCAGGGATTGTTTTTTATCATTAGTTCTTAATTCCCATGATCCCTTGTGTTGCAAGGAGGCACGCCTCCTGGACCCTGCTGGACCCGCAGCCCCAGACCACCGGGGGCAGTTTCAGTGGAGGGAGGCCTGGTTCTCTTACCGTGCTAAATGCATGGCAGTGATCAAGCTGCACACGTGTTGGTGTGTTGGAGGTGACAGAGGTGTGAACGTGGTGGTTGAGGATCTATtttgtgtgtgaacgtgtgagTTGTCAAAGGCCAAACCGGCACAGTGTCTTTTCTTGATCCAGAGAGAGCCCCCTCTCTCCGGATTGGTGCGTGGTGTAGTCTGGCCGGTCATTTCTCCACCACAGCCACGAAGAGGAGCCTGAAACTAGAGGAGGCTCCTGCTGCGGTCTTGCAGTCCCTGGAGAAGGTTCCTGAGGAGGAGATGTtttgtgaggaggaggaggatgttcCCAGCAGTGAAGATGAGAGCCTGGAGGGGTCGGGGGAGGAATTCCTGCCAGGCAAAGAGGAGCCCTGCAGCTCAtcggaggaggagggggtggactGGGAGGAGTTGGAGGAGGACGACAGCACCTCTCCGTGGAGATGAAGAAATGGGGACATCCTGTGGTCTCCCTCACATGAAGAGGCCCAGCACTTCTTACCCCCTCCCATCTTGACCCCGGGGCCGACTCACTTCGCGCTCGCCAGGATCCCCGACACTGCGTTTGAGCTGTGTTTCCCCAAGGACACCCAGCAGCAAATCCTGCACTTCACGAACCTGCAGGGGAGGAGGTCATTAAAGGAGTGGAAGGACGTGAGTGACGAGGAGCTGCGTGCCGACCTGGGGCTGCTGATCCTCTTTGCCAGGGCCGGAcccagagggaggaggaggaggaggaggaggaggaggaggaggagcagccagGGCCCTCGCCCTCTAAAATGCGGAAGCAGTGTGTCTCTGGCCCAGGACACAAAATGGTTACCAAGCAGTGCTCCTAATGTGAAGCACATGCATGTGAAATGCACCTCACAGTGATCTGTGGTGTGTGTGCCTTAAACCATGAACACACGCACATGATGAAACACACGACGTCTTCTGACAAAAAGggtataaaaacataaaagatattaaaataatcagatgGGTGGGTTGGTTGGGGCTGAAGTTGTTTAAAAGGTTTGATGCAgtgaaagtagaaaaaaaaaatactacgtTTTACTGAGGATGAAAAGTGTAACTTCATTTTAAGGGGCCTCAAAGGTTAAATTAAACACTTGCCATTAGTAGTTAGGAGTATTTCCTTCTCACACTACTTTGTTTCTTCTGTACGTCTTGTGAGTTACAACTGTACTTTTCACTACATTAACACACTAACATCACACCGTACATTGTTTTTTACACCAAACAGACTAAAGTGTAGAAAGTACAGCTGTAACAATTAGTCGATTAATGGATTAACAGAAGAAACTGTAATTAATTAATCTGCCTGTTCTCTTGATTAATCGTTTTGATAATAAAGTGAATGGTGAAAGACGTCCTGTGTAGTTTTCTAGAGCCGAAGGTGATGTCTTTTAATTACCTGACCAGCGGCCCAAAAATCAAAAGTTAATAACTATATGGTGATGTATGTCAAAGAGAACTCcagtgtgggatcaataaagtgcCGTCTATCTATCGAAAGCATCGATTTCTCACAGAAAGACGAAACAATTCGACgtttttaaatctaaatagTTGCCGAAAATTAACCAGGAACTATTTTCATACTTTTTCACCCTAAAACATTTCAAAGGTCCAAATTTCCAAATGTGATTTGCTGCTTGATATTTCTGTAATTCTATTGAGAACAGTAGTGATGgtcaaatgaagcttcatggacaattgtctttattttctgactccaccagatggcactcttggtttatagataaaggctgaaggactggcAGTGAAATGTGCtctcaaacctttgttgaacagacggCGCCATCCAGTGCTTTCAgagaataaagacagtggttcatgaagcttcatctGGCCATCACTAGAGAACAGTCTGTAATTAGCAGTTTGAGATGAGCTCCACCTCGACTAGCCGCAACCGTAAAAAATATTCCTGCCTCTTCGTGACGGCGTGAGAGAGATTCTGGGCTGCTGACGATGTTTTAAACAACACTGATGTTTCATTAGTCTTTTGTTAATAACCTTCTTCACTGAAAACTCATGATGTGACTCCGTGTTGGTTCTGACGGCCAACAGCGAACACTAACCAGCTCTCCCTCTGCTGATATTAACACGGATCTGTTGTTCACAATGTCACACTACCAGGAAACCATACGGTGTGTCCTGTGACACCCAGTAGTGAGTTTACCGCCTCCTTTCATCCTGACGTTGCAACagggaagatctctgtttggCTCGGACACATTTTCTGTTGTCTCCAGAACAACAGGACACACAatcggccactgccatcggCGAGTGTCCTCTTGTTTAGCCTGGCGACAGTCGACACAGCGAATATCGGCTGATACTGAGGTTTGGCCAATAATCGGTGCGTCCTTACTGTCTTACATTCCTGTATGAGTCATAATAATCTAATAGTTCAACAGCCAACTTTTCTTTCTCAGTTTTAATagcctgtttttttcccctgattAAACGTAGATGCATTTAGTGAAGTAACGTGTTCAATACAGGACTTTTCTTTGTGGAGGAGTAATGTACAGTGTGGTGGTGCAGTAACAGGTCTGAGTGCGTCCTCACCACTGAGTCTGATGCAGTTATTCAAGGTCTGATAATGTATTAAAGTGCTCTCACCTCCTGGTTTTATTTCTTGGAGATAATTCACaagcttttgtttttcctttcagGTTTTATATGTTCCAGCTCGTTAGACTGCTGAGGATGTCGGCTTCACCTCTGGACTGTCCCTGCAGTTTGCACAAGGTCAGATCATTTAAAACGTTGGATTGATTTAGTTATTAGCACCCTGCATCACCCTGCGCTGTGATGACATTATTTCCTGCCATTCGTAGTTTCCACCAGAGGTCGAAAGACCAAAGACGGTCCAAACCTTCCTTGGATGTCTGAGAGCTTTTGCAACACATCAGTATTTTTGTTATGAAAAGCAATTCTCAGATTGAAAGTTGGACTGAATGATGTTCGCTCAGTTAAATCAGAAGTTAACACCAGAAACGTCCTCACAGGGTCACACCGTGGACCTCCAGGGACACCGTACAGAAGCTGCTCACGATGGATGATGCGACTTATTCCTCAGAAGGTGGAAATTCATCAGCTCCAGTGAACCTGGGGACAGGTGAGCAGATCAGTCTCAACACTGATTTCAACACGGGTGACTGTGCCTTTTATTTAAAgacagaatgtgtgtgtttctgcatacATACCTTAAAGTGACTTCAACAATAACAACTGTATTTTGTTTAGTGTGTACTAAGACCAAATGTTTGCATCAgtgtcgtcttcttcttcttcttcttcttctgttacacatcGAATGCTTTTGCACTTCTGGGTCACTTACAGAAAGCCACTAGTGACACCTCATGGGTGTCACAGGAATTACGTTCTGTCATCAATGCTGGAGCTGTCCTTGATCGTGCAAACTAAATTTAAGAAATTGGACGATACAATTTACCAGAGCAGCCCTGTGTCTTTTCAAATGACTGTTTTTCGACCGCAGTCCGGATGACAAATGACAGACCGTACCTTTGTGTGTGATCTTCTGAACGTCCTCAGCTCTACTCTGTAGAGGAGCTCGGGTCTTTTCGCTGTGATGACATTATTTCCTGCCATTCGTAGTTTCCACCAGAGGTCTGACAGACCAAAGACGGTCCAAACCTTCCTTGGATGTCTGAGCGAATTTAAAAGCAGGAACTGTTATAATCCTTGTCTGTTTGTAGCTTCATGGCTAACCTGTCCATCTCGTCATTTTCAGGGTTCCAGGCTGGCTGTGCCTTCATCTTCTCTGTCCAGTCACCAGTGACGGTGGTTATTGACTGGTACGTAATTATTAAAGTATATATTTGAATACAGACTGACGGCCTGCAGTTCGCTGTGATGATGCTTTTTCCTGCCATTCGTAGTTTCCACCAGAGGTCTGACAGACCAAAGATGGTCCAAACCTTCCTTGGATGTCTGAGCGAACAGGAACACTCTATACCTTGTCTTGTGACGTCTCTCTGCTTCCACAGCTGACTTTATCTCCATCTGTCTTTCAGGGCGAACGTCTCGGTGGATGATTCTGTTCATTCAGCACCTGCACCAAGATGGTGGTGATCAACGCCTGCACAGCTGGTGTGTATGTTTTAGGATTACAGTATTTGTGctgttaaggccctgacacactaaGCCGACAGTTGGCCATCAGTcgaagtcgggccgtcggtgagcgtctgtcgccctagtttttgtggtgtgtgccGCACCTTCGGCACTTAATCatcggcggcttttcggccgattgagcatgttgaatcggcggcagagcttgtcggtgagagagatcactctgattggctgttcaggttttatttcctcgcccctgtagcgagtgaatctgcctgtagtgaaaccggggctaaccggtgcttcctcctcaggctccacttcactcagctgccccacagacccgctgcttcttcacactttaacctgaataacaaaccggagctagctgggagcggctagcggagcgttagccgcagcatgaccggagggaagcacagccagttagcctccgctagtctctgagctagctccggctctccgtttggatccaaccggagcaccgagccctggtttgttattcaggttaaagtgggaagaagcagcgggtttatcgggcagctgagtgaagtggagcctgaggaggaaacaccgggaccgtctggatgtaatagtccgtggaggtgctgcggtgctcggctgcacagataggaaacccctcggctgacaggatgtaccactctctcactccgctctctctcacgcaggcgcagaacgtacgtgctacttggccgttggatgtagtccgtgtagtgtgttcaaatgcaactgacacagggcgacgtgaggcgacgtagacgacgcaacagttggctttcgtcgccacTGGTTCtttgtcggtttggtgtgtccgcaccttttaATAACAGCTGCTCTTGTCGCTGTGATGATGCTTTTTCCTGCCATTCGTAGTTTCCACCAGAGGTCTGACAGACCAAAGACGGTTCAAACCTTCCTTGGATGTCTGAGCGAACAGGAACACTCTATACCTTGTCTTGTGATGTCTCTCTGCTTCCACAGCTGACTTTATCTCCATCTGTCTTTCAGGGCGAACGTCTCGGTGGATGATTCTGTTCATTCAGCACCTGCAGCAAGATGGTGGTGATCAAAGCCTGCACAGCTGGTGTGTATGTTTTAGGATTACAGTATTTGTGCTGTTAAATAACAGCTGCTCTTGTCGCTGTGATGATGCTTTTTCCTGCCATTCGTAGTTTCCACCAGAGGTCTGACAGACCAAAGATGGTCCAAACCTTCCTTGGATGTCTGAGCGAATTTAAAAGCAGGAACTGTTTATAGTCTTTGTCTGTAGCTTCATGGCTAACTTGTCCATCTTGTCATTTTCAGGGTTCCAGGCTGGCTGTGCCTTCATCTTCTCTGTCCAGTCACCAGTGACGACGGTTATTGTCTGGTACGTAATTATTAAAGTATATATTTGAGTGCAGACTGACGGCCTGCAGTTCGCTGTGATGATGCTTTTTCCTGCCATTCGTAGTTTCCACCAGAGGTCTGACAGACCAAAGACGGTCCAAACCTTCCTTGGATGTCTGAGCGAATTCAGCTCTAGTTTTAATCATTGCCTCCAAAAGTTTTCTGTTTGCTGACATCTGTATGTCCCACAGGTCGAACATAAACCAGGAGCTGGACTTCACTGGTTTCTCTTCGCTGGagatttttcctctttccttgtttttgttgttgtttacaaagaAATAAAGATCCAGCTGTTGCAACTGTTGTTGAATTGTTTCTTCAATTGACAGTAGATCACGTAAAAGGTTTCACTGACATAGTGGGATTCTCTCTGAGGAGGGACCAAGTCAGTCAGTCTGTTTCCATGACGACAGAGAAAACGGATTTATTGTGTCAGACTTTTAAAatccctgtaaacatgttagtgtgacTGAAATGGTCCTAAAGTGAATttgactaacacacccagatcatgtgactcctgcatgtatagaCCCTCGTAGGGCTgacatcacaatgacatcatgctatcagctggaggtgcagctgcctctcccccacagggctgtaggctccataggagtgttaaaatgtgtttgtcttgttgtgttattgggagccagaatagaaggagtcatggctcaaaaccagccgccactgcccgtcaacaaaaacaaagacaactatggttaaatgtgataagaccaaaggactggacggaggccatcatcaaaaatgctcacatgtgcagcgcacacttcatatcaggttagggaaaaagtatttcctgttgtagggatgaataaggttatgtgtattaagggttatcatgtccacctcatcagaaactggggagggattaagaggaagattggatttctctgcaacactaactttttagcacattagctaacgttagcttccatagcaaaacaaacaagtgtggtcctcctttgtaagattggcttcctgtgacatcatccatccactgagtgagagcatacgggtcggccagtctggtcccgttggtcagtgtttacttattcaa harbors:
- the LOC117272740 gene encoding uncharacterized protein LOC117272740, coding for MVVINACTAGRTSRWMILFIQHLQQDGGDQSLHSWVPGWLCLHLLCPVTSDDGYCLVEHKPGAGLHWFLFAGDFSSFLVFVVVYKEIKIQLLQLLLNCFFN